In one window of Hevea brasiliensis isolate MT/VB/25A 57/8 chromosome 10, ASM3005281v1, whole genome shotgun sequence DNA:
- the LOC110634964 gene encoding F-box/kelch-repeat protein At1g67480 produces MLGVASGKKRLTETNMFFSTSLTQDKSTHSRSNLLLASQVADDIDCPILPGLPDDVAKYCLALVPRPYFPAMGAVCKKWRSVIKSKEFLVVRKLAGLLEEWLYVLTMDSEGKESHWEVMDCLGHRYQLLPPMPGPVKAGFGVVVLNGKLLVMAGYSVIDGNGSASADVYEYDSFLNSWSKLSNMNVARYDFACAEVNGKVYAVGGYGMDGDSLSSAEMYDPDTEKWTLIESLRRPRWGCFACGFEGKLYVMGGRSSFTIGNSKFVDVYNPESNSWCEIKNGCVMVTAHAVLEKKLFCMEWKNQRKLAIFNPEDNSWKMVPVPLTGSSSIGFRFGILDGKLLLFSLEEAPGYRTLLYDPNASPGSEWQTSEIKPSGLCLCSVTIKA; encoded by the exons ATGCTGGGTGTTGCGAGTGGAAAGAAGAGATTGACAGAGACAAATATGTTTTTCTCCACTTCACTCACCCAAGATAAGTCAACTCATTCGAGGAGCAACCTTCTATTAGCTTCGCAGGTTGCTGATGATATTGACTGCCCCATTCTACCTGGGCTGCCTGATGATGTGGCAAAGTATTGCCTAGCACTCGTTCCCCGTCCCTATTTCCCAGCTATGGGGGCTGTCTGCAAGAAATGGAGATCAGTTATTAAAAGCAAAGAATTCCTTGTTGTGCGAAAATTGGCTGGGTTGCTTGAGGAATGGCTATATGTCCTAACTATGGATTCTGAAGGAAAGGAAAGCCACTGGGAAGTTATGGATTGCTTGGGACACAGGTATCAGCTTCTTCCACCAATGCCTGGTCCTGTGAAGGCTGGCTTTGGGGTAGTTGTTCTAAATGGCAAGCTTCTTGTCATGGCTGGTTATTCAGTTATTGATGGGAATGGCTCTGCCTCTGCTGATGTTTATGAATATGATTCTTTCCTCAATAG TTGGAGCAAATTGTCAAACATGAATGTTGCACGCTATGATTTTGCATGTGCAGAGGTTAATGGCAAAGTTTATGCTGTTGGGGGCTATGGAATGGATGGCGATAGTCTCTCAAGTGCAGAGATGTATGATCCTGACACTGAAAAATGGACCCTGATAGAGAGTCTTCGCCGCCCAAGGTGGGGCTGCTTTGCATGTGGCTTTGAGGGGAAGCTTTATGTCATGGGCGGACGGTCAAGCTTCACCATTGGCAATTCAAAGTTTGTTGATGTGTACAATCCTGAGAGTAACTCATGGTGTGAGATCAAGAACGGCTGTGTCATGGTTACTGCTCATGCCGTGCTGGAAAAAAAGCTCTTCTGTATGGAGTGGAAGAATCAGCGGAAACTAGCAATATTCAATCCAGAGGACAATTCGTGGAAAATGGTGCCAGTTCCATTGACAGGTAGCTCAAGTATTGGTTTTCGGTTTGGAATACTTGATGGGAAACTTCTGTTGTTCTCACTAGAAGAGGCACCTGGTTACCGTACACTGTTGTATGATCCTAATGCTTCCCCAGGTTCAGAGTGGCAGACTTCTGAAATAAAGCCGTCCGGACTGTGCTTGTGCAGTGTGACCATCAAGGCATGA